Genomic DNA from Myxococcales bacterium:
GCGAGCTGGTGCAGGTGATGCGCCGCCGCGTCGCCAAGGCGCCGTGCTAGCGAGGCCACGGGATAGCGCGCGACGTCGCCAATGGTTGTCAGGCCCAAGGCCGCGAGCTCGGCCTGCGTCGTCTTGCCCGCGCCCCACAGGCGTGAGGTCGGCAGCGCCCAGAGAAATGGGATCACCTCGGCCTCGCCGACTTCGCGCAGCCCATCGGGTTTGTCGATGTCGCTGGCGATCTTGGCGACAAACTTGCTTGGCGCCAGGCCGCACGACGTCACCAACTGCAGCTCGGCGTGAACGCGAGCTTTAATCGTTTGTGCGATTTGCCGCGCCGGGCCGAGCAGGCGTTCGCTCCCGGTTAGATCGACAAAGGCCTCGTCGAGCGACAGGCCCTCGACCAGTGGCGAATAGTCGGCCAAGATCGCAAAAAAACCGCGCGACGCGTCGACATAGCGATCCATATGGTGCGGCACGACGATGGCGTGCGGACACAGCCGCAGCGCGTGTGCCATTGGCATGGCCGAGAACACGCCAAACTTGCGTGCCTCGTAGGACGAGGCGGAGACGACGCCACGGCGCACCGAGCCGCCCACGATGACGGGCTTGCCGCGCAGGCTGGGATTGTCGCGCTGCTCGACCGCGGCAAAGAACGCGTCGAGGTCGACGTGCAGGATGCTGCGTGCGGCGGTCACGCGGCTATTTTCGCAGGAGCGTGGGGTAACCGACAACCACGATGATCGCGATGGAGGCCACGAGGACGACCGGGAAGATCCATGACGGTACGGCGACGTCGCTGGCGGGATTTTTGCGGAGCCGCGACAGACGTGCACGCAAGATGATGTGCGGCACCAGCACGCCGAGCACGACTAGCATTAGCTTGGCATGCAGCCAACCGCCGGTGGTAAACGCGGTTTGGTTGCCCCATCGCGCCTTGGTAAACGCCATGACGAAGCCGAAGACGAGTGCCAGCGTGGCGCCGATATCCATGGCCACCGCGACGCGGCGCAACTTGGCGATGAAGGCGTCTTTGTGTGCGGCGGCGACATGGCCGGCGCCCGTGAGCAGGGCAAGCGTGGCGGCGATGCCACCGAGCCACAGCGTCATGCCGATGAAGTGCGCGATGCGATACCAGGCGTAGTGTTGTTCCATGCGGCTTGTGTAGCATGCCGCGCTGATCGCTCAGGCGGCGGATTGGCAAAAGCCACCTCGCGCGCCGCGTGATCGCCGCTAGGCGAGCTTAAGCCGCTCGACCAACGCGACGTATTTGGCCTGAGCCTCTGCCGACGAAAGCCCGCGTTTTTGCGCCCAGGCGTCGTATTTGGCGCGGCCCTTGAGATCGAGCATGCCGGGGCGCGCGCCGCCTATATCGCCGCTGGTCGCCTGCTTAAACAACGCATAGAGCTCGAGCAGATCGGCGGTACCAGGCGTCTTGGCGAGGCTCTTGGCGGCGGTCACCGCGGCGGCAAATTCAGGCGAGTCACTCATGCCTTAAGCGTAGCATGCTCGCCGCGCCAATTGGCCCACTCATGGTTCTCTTGCGCGGTTAGATCTACTACCCTCGCGCCATGAGTCTTTCGCAAAACGGACCAACCACGGAACGACACGGAGGCAATTTCATCGCCGAGGTTTTGGCGCGTCACGGCGTCCGCCACTTGTTTGTACTCTGTGGCGGCCACATCTCGCCGATCTTAACCGGCTGCGAGCAGGCCGGCATTAAGGTCCTCGATACCCGCGATGAGGCGAGCGCGGTATTCGCCGCCGAGGCCGCGGCGCGGCTCACGGGCGTGGTCGGGGTGGCTGCGGTGACTGCGGGTCCGGGCGTTACGAACTCGCTGACGGCGATAAAAAACGCGCAGATGGCGCAGACGCCGCTTATCTTGTTTGGCGGCGCGACGGCGACCTTGCTCAAGGGGCGAGGTTCGCTGCAGGACATTGACCAATTGTCTGTCTTAAAGCCGATGACCAAATGGGCGGTAACCGTGAAAACCGTGCCGTCGCTCGCGGGCATCGTCGAACGCGCCATCGACATTGCGACCAGCGGCGTGCCAGGGCCGGTGTTTATCGAGGTGCCAGTTGACTTGCTCTATCCGGAGTCTGTCG
This window encodes:
- the dinB gene encoding DNA polymerase IV encodes the protein MTAARSILHVDLDAFFAAVEQRDNPSLRGKPVIVGGSVRRGVVSASSYEARKFGVFSAMPMAHALRLCPHAIVVPHHMDRYVDASRGFFAILADYSPLVEGLSLDEAFVDLTGSERLLGPARQIAQTIKARVHAELQLVTSCGLAPSKFVAKIASDIDKPDGLREVGEAEVIPFLWALPTSRLWGAGKTTQAELAALGLTTIGDVARYPVASLARRLGDAAAHHLHQLALGIDDRDVEAHGQPQSVGHRETFDDDITDAEDLALTILDQADRVAARLRAHGLLAKTIVLTIKYDDFRQVTRQRGVAEATSDGGDIARVARDLLTQILVGSTVGTRVRLCGVTAVNLVDAAHAGQLSLDHASAEKKARLAATVDAIGAKFGDDTVVRAALAAKRDKS
- a CDS encoding acyl-CoA-binding protein, which translates into the protein MSDSPEFAAAVTAAKSLAKTPGTADLLELYALFKQATSGDIGGARPGMLDLKGRAKYDAWAQKRGLSSAEAQAKYVALVERLKLA